A region of the Sodalis ligni genome:
CGTGTTCAATGGGCTAACCTAACAGTTGTCCGGGCCATGCGGTACCGTCATTCCTGGTAACAGAGCATTGACTAAAAGGGGAGTCATCATGCAGGTACTGGATGATATAAAGGGATTCGTCACCGTTGCGCAAACCGGTGGATTTACCCTCGCGGCCAGAAAGCTGGCTATTTCAACCTCCGTGGTCAGCCGTCGTATTGATCGGCTGGAAACCGAGCTTGGGGTCTGCTTAATGCTGCGCAATACCCGCGGCGTCACGCTGACCCCGGCGGGCAATGAATTTTACCGTCGGGCGCAGTTGATCCTCCGGGAGCTGGATAACGCCTATCAGGCCGTTGCCGAAAGAAAAGAAGAGATCACCGGCTGTTTACATATCAGCACGCCCTATTCTTTCGGCATTCGCCATTTAGAGCCGGTGCTGACCCGGCTGAGCACCCGTTATCCTTTGCTGGAATTTGATATCTCATACAACGATCGCTACGTGGATTTATTAAAAGAATCCTTTGATGCTGTCATCCGTATCGGCGCCATTAGCGAACTGAGCTTTGCCGCGCGCCGTATCGCCCCCATACCTACCGTCCTGGTGGCCAGTCCGGCCTATTTGGAAAAGCACGGGACATTGCAAACGCCTGATCTGATTTCGGGACACCAATGCCTGATTTATTCCGGCCGGACCCATGCCGAGTGGGTCTTTCAGCAGGGCGAAAACAGGATTTCCCTATTGCCCTCGGGGCGTTTCCATTCCGATAGCGGGGAGGTGCTGCTCAAGTGGGCATTGAATGGGCGCGGGATCGCCGTATTTCCCCATTTCATGGTCAAGGAGGCCCTGTCCGGGGGCGGGCTGGTGCGGCTGTTGCCGGACTATGCCATGCCGGAACACGATCTGTATATTTTGCGTCCCCCGGGCGTGCGGGTGGCGGGCAAGGTGCGGGTGCTGTTTGATGAAATGGTGGCCTATTGCCAGGATGCGCTGCAGGGACCGTGACAGCCGCAGGCAATTCTCCCCTGTTTTGCATCGGCTTTTCGGGCGATCAAAAATAGTTATAGGGATTGTCAAAAATCACGGTCACGTTGTGCCGGTAGTCAATGTCCAGACTAACGGCGATATCACGCCCCAGCGCCAGGACATCAAAGCGAAAACTCATGCGCCAAATGACAGGCGCCGCCAACAAGCCCGCTTCAGTTCCCTGAAGCGGGCTTTTACATTCAATTAACTCCTCGTTTTGTGGCCTCTTTGAGAAAATCACCCCATCGGTTCTGGCCCTTAGGTTTCTCTGCGTATGGTCGAATACGATGCAAAACTGTTGTACTATATGAAAAATATTCTTAAAGGAAATCAAATGGCTTACGACCTTGAACACCGTCTTGTCATAGGTGTCGCCTCAAGCGCTGTTTTGATTTGAAAGAATCCGATGAAGTATTCAAAAGTCAGGGCGAGGAAGAATACAGAAGATTTCAGGAGGCACATCTTAATCAAGCCTTACCCCAGGGATTGCCTTTCCCTTCATTAAACGATTACTTTCCTTAATGACCTCAGCGCTGATCCGATAAACGACCCGCTTGTTGAAGTAGTTTTGCTGTCAAGGAATGATCCTGATACAGGGTTGAGGGTTATGAAAACCATCGAGCATTACAGACTTAGCATGACCAGAGCGATATTCATGCAAGGCCGTTCACCGTATGAGTATATTCCTGCTCTCAATATTGCATTATTTTTATCAGCCAATAAAGCTGATGTTGACGCTGCCATCAAGGCAGGATTCCCAGCAGGGCAAGTATTAAATTCAAGAATCGTCGACGATGAAACGGATACATCTCTTAGAATCGCCTTCGATTTTGACGGCGTTCTGGCCGATGACGCCTCTGAGTCTGTCATGCAAACCTCCGGGCTCGGTGAATTCCATGCGAATGAAGTAAAGAACGTTATGCAGCCTCATAATCCCGGACCACTCAAAGAATTCCTTGTCAGGATGTCAAAAATCCAATCCGAGGAAGAAAAATATAAGATAAAACATCCCGGTTATGAGAATCGGCTGAGAATTTCAATAGTGACGGCCAGGAACGCGCCGTCCCATGAAAGAGCATTAACGACATTAAAAGCTGGGGCGTTATGGCAAATGACGCATTCTTTCTTGGTGGTATTGAAAAGGGTAAAGTATTAAAGATTCTTAAACCACATATCTTTTTGATGATCAATCTCGGCATTTGCTGGGCACGAGCGCTGTTGTACCCTCCGTCCATATTCCTTTGGAATAATCAATAATCCATCAAGCAAAATTGTCGAACCTCCAGCCGCACCGCAGGCGAACGATTCCAGGTAGGCGGAATACAACGCATAAACGCTCATCTGACGC
Encoded here:
- a CDS encoding LysR family transcriptional regulator; protein product: MQVLDDIKGFVTVAQTGGFTLAARKLAISTSVVSRRIDRLETELGVCLMLRNTRGVTLTPAGNEFYRRAQLILRELDNAYQAVAERKEEITGCLHISTPYSFGIRHLEPVLTRLSTRYPLLEFDISYNDRYVDLLKESFDAVIRIGAISELSFAARRIAPIPTVLVASPAYLEKHGTLQTPDLISGHQCLIYSGRTHAEWVFQQGENRISLLPSGRFHSDSGEVLLKWALNGRGIAVFPHFMVKEALSGGGLVRLLPDYAMPEHDLYILRPPGVRVAGKVRVLFDEMVAYCQDALQGP